From a single Phacochoerus africanus isolate WHEZ1 chromosome 11, ROS_Pafr_v1, whole genome shotgun sequence genomic region:
- the ACAD8 gene encoding isobutyryl-CoA dehydrogenase, mitochondrial isoform X2: MMPNMAEWDQKELFPVDMMRKAARLGFGGVYVRTDVGGSGLSRLDTSVIFEALATGCTSTTAYMSIHNMCVWIIDAFGNEEQRHRFCPPLCTMEKFASYCLTEPGSGSDAASLLTSAERQGDHYILNGSKAFISGGGEADIYVVMCRTGGPGHKGISCVVVEKGTPGLSFGKKEKKVGWNSQPTRAVIFEDCAVPVANRIGDEGQGFLIAMRGLNGGRINVASCSLGAAHASIILTRDHLKVRKQFGEPLASNQYLQFKLADMATKLVASRLMIRSAAVALQEEREDAVALCSMAKLFATDECFEICNQALQLHGGYGYLKDYAVQQYVRDSRVHQILEGSNEVMRMLISKSLLQE; encoded by the exons ATGATGCCAAACATGGCAGAGTGGGACCAGAAG GAGCTGTTCCCAGTGGATATGATGCGGAAGGCGGCCAGACTGGGCTTTGGGGGGGTTTATGTGCGAACGGATGTAGGAGGGTCTGGATTGTCACGGCTCGATACATCTGTGATCTTTGAAGCCTTGGCCACAGGCTGCACCAGCACCACAGCCTATATGAGCATCCACAA CATGTGTGTCTGGATAATCGATGCCTTTGGAAATGAggagcagaggcacaggttttGCCCACCACTCTGTACCATGGAGAAGTTTGCTTCCTACTGTCTTACTGAACCAG GGAGTGGGAGTGATGCTGCCTCCCTCTTGACCTCTGCTGAGCGGCAAGGAGATCACTACATCCTCAATGGCTCCAAG GCCTTCATCAGTGGTGGCGGCGAAGCAGACATCTATGTAGTCATGTGCCGAACTGGAGGACCTGGCCATAAAGGCATCTCATGTGTAGTTGTTGAAAAGGGGACCCCTGGCCTAAGCtttggaaagaaggagaaaaag GTGGGGTGGAACTCACAGCCAACCAGAGCGGTGATCTTTGAAGACTGTGCTGTCCCCGTGGCCAACAGAATCGGGGACGAGGGCCAGGGATTTCTCATTGCCATGAGAGGACTGAACGGAGGGAGGATCAATGTCG CGTCCTGCTCCCTGGGTGCTGCCCATGCTTCAATCATCCTCACTCGAGACCACCTCAAGGTCCGGAAGCAGTTTGGAGAGCCCCTGGCCAGTAACCAG TACCTGCAGTTCAAACTGGCTGATATGGCGACCAAGCTGGTAGCCTCAAGGCTGATGATCCGCAGTGCGGCCGTGGCTCTGCAGGAGGAGCGGGAGGATGCAGTGGCCCTGTGCTCCATGGCCAAGCTCTTTGCTACGGATGAATGCTTTGAG ATCTGCAATCAGGCTCTGCAGTTGCACGGGGGCTATGGCTACCTAAAGGACTACGCGGTCCAGCAGTATGTACGGGACTCCAGGGTCCACCAGATCCTTGAAG GCAGCAACGAGGTGATGCGGATGCTGATCTCGAAAAGCCTGCTTCAGGAATAG
- the ACAD8 gene encoding isobutyryl-CoA dehydrogenase, mitochondrial isoform X1, whose protein sequence is MLRGCCHRVWTRLCDLRRGLWAPAKNGRRSVVSCIDPSTGLNEEQKEFQRVAFSFAAQEMMPNMAEWDQKELFPVDMMRKAARLGFGGVYVRTDVGGSGLSRLDTSVIFEALATGCTSTTAYMSIHNMCVWIIDAFGNEEQRHRFCPPLCTMEKFASYCLTEPGSGSDAASLLTSAERQGDHYILNGSKAFISGGGEADIYVVMCRTGGPGHKGISCVVVEKGTPGLSFGKKEKKVGWNSQPTRAVIFEDCAVPVANRIGDEGQGFLIAMRGLNGGRINVASCSLGAAHASIILTRDHLKVRKQFGEPLASNQYLQFKLADMATKLVASRLMIRSAAVALQEEREDAVALCSMAKLFATDECFEICNQALQLHGGYGYLKDYAVQQYVRDSRVHQILEGSNEVMRMLISKSLLQE, encoded by the exons ATGCTGCGGGGCTGCTGCCATCGTGTCTGGACACGTCTGTGCGACCTGCGCCGCGGGCTCTGGGCCCCCGCCAAGAACGGCCGGCGTAGCGTGGTCTCCTGCATTGATC CATCCACGGGACTAAATGAAGAGCAGAAAGAATTTCAGAGAGTGGCCTTCAGCTTTGCTGCCCAGGAGATGATGCCAAACATGGCAGAGTGGGACCAGAAG GAGCTGTTCCCAGTGGATATGATGCGGAAGGCGGCCAGACTGGGCTTTGGGGGGGTTTATGTGCGAACGGATGTAGGAGGGTCTGGATTGTCACGGCTCGATACATCTGTGATCTTTGAAGCCTTGGCCACAGGCTGCACCAGCACCACAGCCTATATGAGCATCCACAA CATGTGTGTCTGGATAATCGATGCCTTTGGAAATGAggagcagaggcacaggttttGCCCACCACTCTGTACCATGGAGAAGTTTGCTTCCTACTGTCTTACTGAACCAG GGAGTGGGAGTGATGCTGCCTCCCTCTTGACCTCTGCTGAGCGGCAAGGAGATCACTACATCCTCAATGGCTCCAAG GCCTTCATCAGTGGTGGCGGCGAAGCAGACATCTATGTAGTCATGTGCCGAACTGGAGGACCTGGCCATAAAGGCATCTCATGTGTAGTTGTTGAAAAGGGGACCCCTGGCCTAAGCtttggaaagaaggagaaaaag GTGGGGTGGAACTCACAGCCAACCAGAGCGGTGATCTTTGAAGACTGTGCTGTCCCCGTGGCCAACAGAATCGGGGACGAGGGCCAGGGATTTCTCATTGCCATGAGAGGACTGAACGGAGGGAGGATCAATGTCG CGTCCTGCTCCCTGGGTGCTGCCCATGCTTCAATCATCCTCACTCGAGACCACCTCAAGGTCCGGAAGCAGTTTGGAGAGCCCCTGGCCAGTAACCAG TACCTGCAGTTCAAACTGGCTGATATGGCGACCAAGCTGGTAGCCTCAAGGCTGATGATCCGCAGTGCGGCCGTGGCTCTGCAGGAGGAGCGGGAGGATGCAGTGGCCCTGTGCTCCATGGCCAAGCTCTTTGCTACGGATGAATGCTTTGAG ATCTGCAATCAGGCTCTGCAGTTGCACGGGGGCTATGGCTACCTAAAGGACTACGCGGTCCAGCAGTATGTACGGGACTCCAGGGTCCACCAGATCCTTGAAG GCAGCAACGAGGTGATGCGGATGCTGATCTCGAAAAGCCTGCTTCAGGAATAG